In one window of Rathayibacter caricis DSM 15933 DNA:
- a CDS encoding glycoside hydrolase family 1 protein, giving the protein MSEDAARGRDRRQVRAEAARFDDPRELGRLLPSGLRIGLAQSAFQTEGSLETGGRGRSVWDDFALRRGTIAEEATPEVATDFLLRWREDLALLVDLGADELRLSLSWPRVQPDGRGPLDRGGIGFYDRLLDALAEAGIRVVLTLHHRDTPSALGAGWMDRDTAFRFGDLAFDVGAKLGDRVDDWVTLDQPSTVMLEGYALTRQAPAAGRLLNALPALHHQLLGHGVAVEALRAAEVRGRIGLVDALAPVEPASGSEADVAWAGLADVLRNRLVADAVLTGAYPQGPEELPPFLERLARVDPRDLERLSVPLDFYAVAPLPPQRIAAGRDPHAPTGVGAPPVLPFHERPWPELDRTGDGSPSAPWAPVSVLRALVERYGEALPPLVVTALGASYPDVLDQDGAIVDIERIRWLGSHLGALAEAVHEGLPVESVQLWTLVDAFEWQHGYTRPHGVVALDARGGDRVPKASFDWLRRVLDARS; this is encoded by the coding sequence ATGAGCGAGGACGCGGCGCGCGGACGCGACAGGCGGCAGGTGCGCGCCGAGGCCGCGCGCTTCGACGACCCGCGCGAGCTGGGACGGCTCCTGCCCTCCGGGCTGCGGATCGGCCTGGCGCAGAGCGCCTTCCAGACCGAGGGATCGCTCGAGACCGGCGGCCGCGGCCGATCCGTGTGGGACGACTTCGCGCTGCGGCGCGGCACCATCGCCGAGGAGGCGACGCCCGAGGTCGCGACCGACTTCCTCCTGCGCTGGCGCGAGGATCTCGCCCTGCTCGTCGATCTCGGCGCGGACGAGCTGAGGCTCTCGCTCTCGTGGCCGCGCGTGCAGCCCGACGGCAGGGGGCCGCTGGACCGCGGCGGGATCGGCTTCTACGACCGCCTGCTCGACGCGCTCGCCGAGGCAGGGATCCGCGTGGTGCTGACCCTGCACCACCGCGACACCCCCTCCGCCCTCGGCGCCGGCTGGATGGACCGCGACACCGCGTTCCGCTTCGGCGACCTGGCGTTCGACGTCGGCGCGAAGCTGGGCGACCGCGTCGACGACTGGGTCACGCTCGACCAGCCGTCCACCGTGATGCTCGAGGGGTACGCGCTCACCCGGCAGGCGCCGGCGGCGGGGCGCCTCCTGAACGCCCTGCCCGCGCTGCACCACCAGCTGCTCGGCCACGGCGTCGCCGTCGAGGCGCTGCGGGCGGCGGAGGTGCGGGGCCGGATCGGTCTCGTCGACGCTCTGGCGCCGGTCGAGCCCGCGAGCGGCTCCGAGGCCGACGTCGCGTGGGCCGGGCTCGCCGACGTCCTCCGCAACCGGCTCGTGGCCGACGCGGTGCTCACCGGCGCGTACCCGCAGGGTCCGGAGGAGCTGCCGCCGTTCCTCGAGCGCCTCGCTCGGGTCGATCCCCGGGACCTCGAGCGGCTGTCGGTTCCGCTCGACTTCTACGCCGTGGCTCCGCTGCCACCGCAGCGCATCGCGGCGGGACGCGATCCGCACGCGCCGACCGGCGTCGGTGCGCCTCCGGTGCTGCCGTTCCACGAGCGGCCCTGGCCGGAGCTGGACCGGACGGGCGACGGCTCGCCCTCGGCCCCGTGGGCGCCGGTGTCGGTCCTCCGGGCGCTGGTCGAGCGGTACGGCGAGGCGCTGCCTCCGCTGGTCGTCACCGCCCTCGGCGCGAGCTACCCCGACGTGCTCGACCAGGACGGCGCGATCGTCGACATCGAGCGGATCCGCTGGCTCGGCTCGCACCTCGGTGCGCTCGCCGAGGCGGTGCACGAGGGCCTCCCGGTCGAGTCGGTGCAGCTCTGGACTCTCGTGGACGCGTTCGAGTGGCAGCATGGCTACACCCGCCCGCACGGGGTCGTCGCCCTGGACGCGCGCGGCGGCGACCGGGTGCCCAAGGCGTCGTTCGACTGGCTGCGACGGGTGCTCGACGCGCGCTCCTGA
- a CDS encoding transglutaminase-like domain-containing protein, which produces MKRDVSAHLTLDVARPAFLVLSLAVAADYAAEESLTVTLGGEAVRPREVLDQHGTRLHVLEPGVGELVIDYSARIEGRLAPLEGEEVDRLRYLRPSRYAESDILWATARAEFAGLAGSDLLAAVSSWVGTRLAYVPGSSLPTDGAERTLLARQGVCRDFAHLVVALLRALDVPARLVAVYAPGLQPMDFHAVAEAWVDGQWRVVDATTLAPRGSLVRIATGRDAADTAFLSVYDGVATLGEFTVGAVVDVLPDDDVREPASIG; this is translated from the coding sequence ATGAAGCGCGACGTCTCCGCCCACCTCACCCTCGACGTGGCGCGCCCCGCGTTCCTCGTGCTCTCGCTCGCGGTCGCGGCGGACTACGCGGCCGAGGAGTCGCTCACCGTGACCCTCGGCGGCGAGGCCGTCCGGCCCCGCGAGGTGCTCGACCAGCACGGTACGAGGCTGCACGTCCTCGAACCCGGGGTCGGCGAGCTGGTGATCGACTACTCCGCCCGCATCGAGGGCCGCCTCGCCCCGCTCGAGGGGGAGGAGGTCGACCGCCTGCGCTACCTGCGGCCGAGCCGGTACGCCGAGTCGGACATCCTGTGGGCGACCGCCCGGGCCGAGTTCGCCGGTCTCGCGGGCTCTGATCTGCTCGCCGCGGTGAGCTCCTGGGTGGGCACCCGACTCGCCTACGTCCCCGGCTCGAGCCTGCCCACCGACGGCGCCGAGCGGACGCTGCTCGCGCGGCAGGGGGTCTGCCGCGACTTCGCGCACCTCGTCGTGGCGCTGCTCCGGGCCCTGGACGTGCCGGCGCGCCTGGTCGCGGTGTACGCGCCGGGCCTGCAGCCGATGGACTTCCACGCGGTCGCCGAGGCCTGGGTGGACGGGCAGTGGCGCGTCGTCGACGCGACCACCCTCGCTCCGCGGGGGAGCCTCGTGCGGATCGCCACGGGACGCGATGCCGCCGACACGGCGTTCCTCAGCGTCTACGACGGCGTGGCGACGCTGGGGGAGTTCACCGTGGGCGCGGTCGTGGACGTCCTGCCGGACGACGACGTGCGCGAGCCCGCGTCGATCGGCTGA